A DNA window from Halorussus salinus contains the following coding sequences:
- a CDS encoding HVO_0234 family beta-propeller protein gives MGISIDEKRVYDASEGPTPVFVVGEFGVARVDTSDDLVGEFGLAHRCTARDAAGRGGLLGIATDEELLVGVFGDAETEVEFEPLGLGPTAAVGFAADGELVAAREDGTVVRGNATGGGETGDATGGDETGATSADSGGSASGWTELGELDDVRAIDGDLVAAESGVYRAVGDDLQHVGLEEVRDVSAAGVPLAATDDGLYRLGNGWMDVLNGAFRAVSAAPAETGSSARSLGWAHAAGADGLFAREEGAWQAVELPVSGEVVALDHGDGAYAVTADGTFLLSVGDGWHHQVLGLRGVEAVAVPSGQRNL, from the coding sequence ATGGGCATCAGCATCGACGAGAAGCGGGTGTACGACGCCAGCGAGGGACCGACCCCGGTGTTCGTCGTCGGCGAGTTCGGGGTCGCCCGCGTGGACACCTCCGACGACCTCGTGGGCGAGTTCGGACTGGCCCACCGGTGTACGGCCCGCGACGCCGCGGGACGAGGAGGGCTCCTCGGGATAGCGACCGACGAGGAGTTACTGGTCGGCGTCTTCGGCGACGCCGAAACGGAAGTTGAGTTCGAACCGCTGGGCCTCGGCCCGACCGCGGCGGTCGGATTCGCGGCCGACGGGGAACTGGTGGCGGCCCGCGAGGACGGCACGGTCGTCCGCGGAAACGCGACGGGCGGCGGCGAGACGGGAGACGCGACGGGCGGCGACGAGACGGGAGCGACGAGCGCGGACTCCGGCGGGAGCGCGAGCGGCTGGACCGAACTCGGCGAACTGGACGACGTGCGAGCCATCGACGGCGACCTCGTGGCCGCCGAATCGGGCGTCTACCGGGCCGTGGGCGACGACCTCCAACACGTGGGCTTGGAGGAGGTCCGCGACGTGTCCGCCGCGGGCGTGCCGCTGGCCGCGACCGACGACGGCCTCTACAGGCTCGGCAACGGGTGGATGGACGTACTGAACGGAGCGTTCCGGGCCGTCAGTGCCGCGCCCGCGGAGACGGGTTCGTCCGCGAGGAGCCTCGGGTGGGCGCACGCCGCGGGCGCGGACGGCCTGTTCGCCCGCGAGGAGGGCGCGTGGCAGGCCGTCGAGTTGCCCGTCTCCGGCGAAGTGGTGGCGCTCGACCACGGCGACGGCGCGTACGCGGTCACGGCCGACGGAACGTTCCTGCTGTCGGTCGGCGACGGCTGGCACCACCAGGTTCTCGGATTACGGGGAGTCGAAGCGGTCGCCGTGCCGTCGGGCCAAAGAAACCTCTAG
- a CDS encoding ribose-phosphate diphosphokinase, producing the protein MIISGSASQSLAAELAAALDEPLASVEYERFPDGELLAGAPGVADAEESRAVVVASTVSSDAHVELLQLQDAAREWGASEVVTVLPYMGYARQDEAFEEGHPVSARAVARAISSGTDRVLTVEPHEEAVCDFFDVPAESVDAAGLLADPLPADLEEPVFLSPDAGAVDIAETVRDAYGSGATDYFEKVRHSGTEVELTPSDTAVAGRDVVVTDDIIATGSTMSGAVEILREKGASRVFVTCVHPMLAADAYTKLSKAGVESICGTDTIERPVSEVSVAPVLAEKL; encoded by the coding sequence ATGATTATCAGCGGGTCAGCGTCCCAGTCGCTCGCGGCCGAACTCGCGGCCGCACTGGACGAACCTCTGGCGAGCGTCGAGTACGAACGATTCCCCGACGGCGAACTGCTGGCGGGCGCGCCCGGCGTCGCCGACGCCGAGGAGTCCCGCGCGGTCGTCGTCGCCTCGACGGTCTCGTCGGACGCCCACGTCGAACTCCTCCAGTTGCAGGACGCCGCCCGCGAGTGGGGTGCCTCGGAGGTCGTCACCGTCCTGCCGTACATGGGCTACGCCCGCCAAGACGAGGCGTTCGAGGAGGGCCACCCGGTCTCGGCCCGCGCCGTCGCTCGCGCCATCTCGTCGGGGACCGACCGCGTGCTGACGGTCGAACCCCACGAGGAGGCGGTCTGTGACTTCTTCGACGTGCCCGCCGAGTCGGTCGACGCCGCGGGACTCCTCGCGGACCCGCTGCCCGCGGACCTCGAAGAGCCGGTCTTCCTCTCGCCCGACGCAGGAGCGGTGGACATCGCCGAGACGGTCCGGGACGCCTACGGGTCGGGCGCGACCGACTACTTCGAGAAGGTCCGCCACTCCGGGACCGAGGTCGAGTTGACGCCGAGCGACACGGCCGTTGCGGGCCGCGACGTGGTGGTGACCGACGACATCATCGCCACCGGCTCCACGATGTCCGGCGCGGTCGAGATTCTGCGCGAGAAGGGTGCCTCGCGCGTGTTCGTCACCTGCGTCCACCCGATGCTGGCCGCCGACGCCTACACGAAGCTCTCGAAGGCTGGCGTCGAGTCGATTTGCGGGACCGACACTATCGAGCGACCGGTGAGTGAAGTCTCTGTCGCGCCCGTGCTGGCCGAAAAACTCTGA
- the ileS gene encoding isoleucine--tRNA ligase: MSRFGEVEDQYDPDAVEDRVFDYWDEVDAYEKATEHRADAETFFFVDGPPYTSGAAHMGTTWNKTLKDAYIRYLRMSGYDVTDRPGYDMHGLPIETKVEEQLGFENKKDIEEFGEENFIQECKEFAEDQLDGLQEDFKSFGVWMDWDDPYKTVNPEYMEAAWWGFEQAHEKGLVEQGQRSISQCPRCETAIANNEVEYEDVDDPSIYVKFPLRETDHGAVSEDASGEPASDEYLVIWTTTPWTIPANTFVAVDGDVTYQRVRATKDGKEEVLYLADGCVEEVLKKGRYSDYEVEGEVTGDEMVGWKYDHPLREEVPDHAEGEDALQVYTADYVEVDRTGLVHSAPGHGEEDFERGRELGLDIFCPVGSDGVYGDSAGKYAGQYVKDADEEIIADLEEKDLMLSSGTTTHSYGHCWRCDTGIIQIVTDQWFITITDVKDQLLDNIEDSEWHPEWARDNRFRDFVEDAPDWNVSRQRYWGIPIPIWTPEDWDGSMENVVVVGTREELAEKVDQDIDPESVDLHKGTVDDLTITQDGTTYTRVGDVFDVWLDSSVASWGTLDYPEKDDEFEELWPADLIMEAHDQTRGWFWSQLGMGTAAVGEIPYDEVLMHGYANMPDGRGMSKSKGILVDPHEVIDEYGTDPMRMFLLSANPQGEDMRFSYDETSEMQRDLNILWNVFRFPLPYMRLDDFDPKETTLDDVDDDLELVDEWVLARLQSVVAEMTDHWDDYRQDKALSVLLNFVVEDVSRFYIQVVRERMWEEEDSDSKLAAYATFYEVLTTVVALLAPYAPFVTETIYGTLTGEEGHDTVHMLDWPEADEYWQDAQLETDVSLLRAIEEAGSNARQQAERKLRWPVTRIVVTADGERTVEAVERHRDLLADRLNARTIELVGPDEDWGELHYSAEADMSLLGPEFGDDAGRVMQALNDAQIAEPTLSALESAVEEDIGMDVDLTDEMVEFVTRTPEGVTGVGFDTDDDQRGVVYVDTALTEDIESEGYAREVIRRVQEMRKEMDLDIEERILLELAIADDRVADLVAERMDLVREEVRADEVGSVEDGHRKEWEVEGVEMEIAIAPLAEAEA; the protein is encoded by the coding sequence CTACACCTCCGGCGCGGCCCACATGGGCACCACGTGGAACAAGACCCTGAAAGACGCCTACATCCGGTATCTCCGGATGTCCGGCTACGACGTGACAGACCGGCCGGGCTACGACATGCACGGTCTGCCCATCGAGACGAAAGTCGAGGAGCAACTGGGCTTCGAGAACAAGAAGGACATCGAGGAGTTCGGCGAGGAGAACTTCATCCAAGAGTGCAAGGAGTTCGCCGAGGACCAACTCGACGGTTTGCAGGAGGACTTCAAGTCCTTCGGCGTCTGGATGGACTGGGACGACCCGTACAAGACGGTCAATCCCGAGTACATGGAAGCGGCGTGGTGGGGCTTCGAGCAGGCCCACGAGAAGGGACTGGTCGAGCAGGGCCAGCGGTCCATCTCCCAGTGCCCGCGCTGTGAGACCGCCATCGCCAACAACGAAGTCGAGTACGAGGACGTGGACGACCCGTCCATCTACGTCAAGTTCCCGCTTCGCGAGACCGACCACGGGGCGGTCTCGGAAGACGCGAGCGGTGAACCCGCGAGCGACGAGTATCTGGTCATCTGGACCACCACGCCGTGGACCATCCCCGCTAATACCTTCGTCGCGGTGGACGGCGACGTGACTTACCAGCGAGTCCGAGCGACGAAAGACGGGAAGGAGGAGGTTCTCTACCTCGCGGACGGCTGTGTCGAGGAGGTCCTGAAGAAGGGCCGCTATTCGGACTACGAAGTCGAAGGCGAGGTCACGGGCGACGAGATGGTCGGCTGGAAGTACGACCATCCCCTCCGCGAGGAGGTCCCCGACCACGCCGAAGGCGAGGACGCACTGCAGGTCTACACCGCCGACTACGTGGAAGTGGACCGCACCGGCCTCGTCCACTCCGCGCCCGGCCACGGTGAAGAGGACTTCGAGCGCGGCCGCGAACTCGGACTGGACATCTTCTGTCCAGTCGGGAGCGACGGCGTGTACGGCGACTCGGCGGGCAAGTACGCCGGGCAGTACGTCAAGGACGCCGACGAGGAAATCATCGCCGACCTCGAAGAGAAGGACTTGATGCTCTCGTCGGGCACCACCACCCACAGCTACGGCCACTGCTGGCGGTGTGACACCGGCATCATCCAAATCGTCACCGACCAGTGGTTCATCACCATCACCGACGTGAAAGACCAACTGCTGGACAACATCGAGGACAGCGAGTGGCACCCCGAGTGGGCACGGGACAATCGCTTCCGGGACTTCGTGGAAGACGCCCCGGACTGGAACGTCTCGCGTCAGCGGTACTGGGGCATCCCCATCCCCATCTGGACCCCCGAAGACTGGGACGGAAGCATGGAGAACGTCGTCGTCGTCGGCACCCGCGAGGAGCTAGCCGAGAAGGTGGACCAAGATATCGACCCCGAGTCCGTGGACCTCCACAAGGGCACGGTGGACGACCTCACCATCACGCAGGACGGCACGACCTACACCCGCGTCGGCGACGTGTTCGACGTGTGGCTCGACTCCTCGGTCGCCTCGTGGGGCACGCTCGACTACCCCGAAAAGGACGACGAGTTCGAGGAGCTGTGGCCCGCCGACCTCATCATGGAGGCCCACGACCAGACCCGCGGGTGGTTCTGGTCGCAACTCGGCATGGGCACGGCCGCCGTCGGCGAAATCCCGTACGACGAGGTGCTGATGCACGGCTACGCCAACATGCCCGACGGCCGCGGCATGTCCAAGTCCAAGGGCATCCTCGTGGACCCCCACGAGGTCATCGACGAGTACGGCACCGACCCGATGCGGATGTTCCTGCTGTCGGCGAACCCGCAGGGCGAGGACATGCGCTTCTCGTACGACGAGACGAGCGAGATGCAGCGGGACCTCAACATCCTCTGGAACGTCTTCCGGTTCCCGCTCCCCTACATGCGACTGGACGACTTCGACCCGAAGGAGACCACCTTGGACGACGTGGACGACGACCTCGAACTCGTGGACGAGTGGGTCCTCGCGCGCCTCCAGTCGGTCGTCGCCGAGATGACCGACCACTGGGACGACTACCGACAGGACAAGGCGCTCTCCGTCCTCCTGAACTTCGTCGTGGAGGACGTGTCGCGGTTCTACATTCAGGTCGTCCGCGAGCGCATGTGGGAAGAGGAGGACAGCGACTCGAAGCTGGCGGCCTACGCCACGTTCTACGAGGTGCTGACCACGGTCGTCGCTCTGCTGGCACCCTACGCGCCGTTCGTCACCGAGACCATTTACGGCACGCTCACGGGCGAGGAGGGCCACGACACGGTCCACATGCTCGACTGGCCCGAGGCCGACGAGTACTGGCAGGACGCCCAATTGGAGACCGACGTGAGCCTCCTGCGCGCCATCGAGGAGGCCGGGTCGAACGCCCGCCAGCAGGCCGAGCGAAAGCTCCGCTGGCCCGTCACGCGCATCGTGGTCACCGCCGACGGCGAGCGCACGGTCGAGGCCGTCGAGCGTCACCGCGACCTGCTGGCCGACCGGCTCAACGCCCGCACCATCGAACTCGTCGGGCCCGACGAGGACTGGGGCGAACTCCACTACAGCGCCGAGGCCGACATGAGTCTCCTCGGGCCGGAGTTCGGCGACGACGCTGGCCGGGTCATGCAGGCGCTCAACGACGCCCAAATCGCGGAGCCGACGCTCTCGGCGCTCGAATCGGCGGTCGAGGAGGACATCGGCATGGACGTGGACCTGACCGACGAGATGGTCGAGTTCGTCACCCGGACCCCCGAGGGCGTCACCGGCGTCGGCTTCGACACCGACGACGACCAGCGCGGCGTCGTCTACGTGGACACGGCACTCACCGAAGACATCGAGAGCGAGGGCTACGCCCGCGAGGTCATCCGGCGCGTCCAAGAGATGCGCAAGGAGATGGACCTCGACATCGAGGAACGCATCCTCCTCGAACTCGCTATCGCCGACGACCGCGTGGCCGACCTCGTGGCCGAGCGCATGGACCTCGTACGCGAGGAGGTCCGCGCCGACGAGGTGGGGAGCGTCGAGGACGGCCACCGCAAGGAGTGGGAGGTCGAAGGCGTCGAGATGGAGATTGCGATTGCGCCGCTGGCGGAAGCAGAGGCGTAG